One window from the genome of Musa acuminata AAA Group cultivar baxijiao chromosome BXJ1-4, Cavendish_Baxijiao_AAA, whole genome shotgun sequence encodes:
- the LOC135669851 gene encoding uncharacterized protein LOC135669851: protein MPTMAAAAALKLVRIDSMQSAMPVRMTPPGRSRRISAATSLGPDVLQRRCQVVLYYSKVGHGEEAESPATVGAWMKESLSAVLLSHPVMAGRLRRDDEDRGCWEIKFNDCGVRLLQATAEVTLSEFLCSEDRDEREAKLAYWEDVNADNPNYSPLFFIQVTQFQGDGYSIGISCSLLLADPFVLVRFLKSWTRTHTTMFANGQLTKPPIHLCYSHTSGHPPCHSNSNSTAISATATTTLFKVARNSCATNAAAATCFREAARKLGTKPASSYSLMISDRTVYLTVESAGFDEVAGGSATEVAWRDQLGIEEITLVEATKPVHASCRIVPCAGETLVVVMQPSDEDELMVSVTSPADKM from the exons ATGCCCACCatggccgccgccgctgctttgaAGCTGGTACGTATCGACTCCATGCAGTCGGCGATGCCGGTGAGAATGACGCCGCCGGGTCGGTCACGCCGTATCTCCGCGGCCACCTCGCTCGGCCCCGACGTGCTGCAGAGGCGCTGCCAGGTGGTGCTGTACTACAGCAAGGTCGGGCATGGGGAGGAGGCAGAGTCGCCGGCGACGGTCGGCGCGTGGATGAAGGAGTCGCTTAGCGCGGTGCTGCTGAGCCACCCGGTGATGGCTGGGCGGCTACGGAGGGACGACGAGGACCGCGGTTGCTGGGAGATCAAGTTCAACGACTGCGGCGTCCGGCTGTTGCAGGCCACGGCCGAGGTGACTTTGTCCGAGTTCTTGTGCTCGGAAGACAGGGATGAGAGGGAGGCCAAGTTGGCGTACTGGGAGGACGTGAACGCAGACAACCCAAACTACTCACCTTTGTTCTTCATCCAG GTAACCCAATTCCAGGGAGATGGATACTCCATTGGGATCAGCTGCAGCCTCCTCCTTGCCGACCCCTTCGTCTTGGTACGCTTCCTCAAGTCATGGACTCGAACCCACACCACCATGTTCGCCAATGGCCAGCTCACCAAGCCCCCCATCCACCTCTGCTATTCCCATACATCCGGCCACCCGCCTTGCCACAGCAACTCTAACTCGACTGCAATCTCTGCCACTGCCACCACCACCTTGTTCAAGGTCGCTCGGAACTCGTGCGCCACGAACGCCGCTGCGGCCACTTGCTTCCGGGAGGCCGCAAGAAAGCTCGGGACAAAGCCGGCGTCGAGTTACTCCCTCATGATAAGCGATCGCACCGTCTACCTGACCGTGGAGTCGGCCGGCTTCGACGAGGTCGCCGGTGGCAGCGCAACGGAAGTGGCATGGCGTGACCAACTTGGGATCGAGGAGATAACCCTCGTCGAGGCCACGAAACCTGTTCATGCGTCGTGCCGGATCGTGCCGTGTGCCGGCGAAACGCTGGTGGTGGTGATGCAACCATCAGACGAGGACGAGCTGATGGTTAGCGTCACGTCGCCGGCTGATAAGATGTAA
- the LOC135672215 gene encoding classical arabinogalactan protein 4-like, with product MASRAPALALAISFALLATCIAQSPASSPTATPPPASSPPPAAAPPPVATPPPATPPPVATPPPATPPPVATPPPATPPPVATPPPAMVPTASPPPAPVAPTVAPTPSTPTTPSPAPATKSPSSSPSPSPTTPSAPAPAPTTSTPADGGSGAYVHGVSMGVVALLGGVALLM from the coding sequence ATGGCTTCCCGTGCGCCCGCTCTGGCTCTAGCCATCTCCTTCGCCCTCCTCGCCACCTGCATCGCCCAGTCCCCGGCTTCGTCCCCCACCGCCACCCCTCCACCCGCCTCGTCCCCTCCTCCCGCCGCCGCCCCTCCTCCAGTCGCCACTCCGCCTCCCGCCACCCCTCCTCCAGTCGCCACTCCGCCCCCCGCCACCCCTCCTCCAGTCGCTACTCCGCCTCCCGCCACCCCTCCTCCCGTCGCCACTCCACCCCCGGCCATGGTCCCCACGGCGTCGCCGCCCCCTGCACCTGTCGCTCCCACGGTAGCTCCTACTCCTTCCACGCCGACGACCCCTTCGCCGGCTCCCGCGACGAAGTCGCCCTCGTCGTCGCCGTCTCCTAGTCCCACCACTCCCTCTGCGCCAGCGCCGGCGCCGACTACCTCGACTCCTGCCGACGGCGGTTCAGGGGCTTACGTGCATGGGGTCAGCATGGGAGTGGTCGCGTTGCTTGGAGGAGTCGCGTTGCTTATGTAG